DNA sequence from the Myotis daubentonii chromosome Y, mMyoDau2.1, whole genome shotgun sequence genome:
tcctcctgcctaagccctcCTGCCTGAACTGGAATTGCACTTCCCTTGTTGTGCCGGTAGTTCCTGTCTCAGTCACACACCCTAAGGCCCCGGTGTCACAGGCTGTATCCCTCCCAGAATCCAGGTGTCCCTGTGAGAGAaaagtaatggcccaggaacctggaaGCACACCAGGGGAGAGcgcaggcagcccctcctcacccgtcctgtccGCTCAGTGGGggccatcatcctctcatagtTCTTCAGGGTATTGAGCCACAGGTTcttgctgatgatctggtagggCAAATAGGAGACCAAAGGGACCTGAATAGAAACCCAAGCAGCAGGTGGACACaggaagctgtatgctggcatggccagtgacatcccacctcagtcATCCTGCCAAATCCTGCCACGCTGTGGTCAGAGTACCAGTAGTAGGTGgggctgctgtcctggagcctgtggttGTAGGCTTctcgttcacaatgctgggaccactgaatgggagtggcacgggacaccTTGTATCCTGCAGGGAGGGGTATGTGAAGCTGGGCACACTGccttccatccctgcccaccacAAGCTGCAGCCCATGCAGGGAGTCTCCTGTTACTCGTGAGGGTGATGggatactccttcacaatcacataGTCATGGAAATAGGGGTTGCTGCAGAAGTACAACctaatggtgcagcaaccccagggatgcctgacttccctcacctgcagaaggaaagtggatccAGGGAGTGAAATTGCAGCCCAGTGCTCCCGCCTGTAGCCTTTTTCAGAGACAGGCCacttccccacctgccctccaccACTCCCTGGAGCAGGTGGACTGACCTTCAAATTGATCATGTGGCCAAGGATGTTTTCTTCTTGGACCCTGATAATTGCCGACAACTCtgggtggttgacaaactgctttgggtcaagTAACCTGCACCCTAGGAGCTGGGCATGGACTagctagaaagagcagcctggcctctccttccctaAGGCCACTCCTTCTACATAAAAAGCAGAAAGGGGCACagcaccactctgtttcctgacagagcctgatgcccaccagattgttttgtgctgagggcttgacagTCTAtacatcacacattcctgcttctga
Encoded proteins:
- the LOC132225657 gene encoding testis-specific Y-encoded protein 3-like: MNPQISAFITDEDEDLLNYLINVEVREVRHPWGCCTIRLYFCSNPYFHDYVIVKEYPITLTRYKVSRATPIQWSQHCEREAYNHRLQDSSPTYYWYSDHSVAGFGRMTEIISKNLWLNTLKNYERMMAPTERTGRTPRVHNQLQ